A window of Microcystis aeruginosa FD4 contains these coding sequences:
- a CDS encoding polysaccharide biosynthesis/export family protein: MHNKFLPVNLSRTGAIALSGLSLTGFLWVIHSESLKAQGPLSIPQTQPGAGLEFLPPQPPNPTFPENTIPPTGYSPPVYSPNNRQSRQIQAYRLDIGDQITVSVPDFPEFNSTGPVDPDGNFLVPILGRIPVLGLTLDEVQTKIRLELGRKYLREEPEVIAVLTTARPVQLTILGEVQRPGFYNVAPNTPLAQVLLAAGGGTPRADLRSIVVRRVLVDGTVLEEKLDLYTPLIKGDRLPDLRLQGGDAVIVSKLEVGQETGYNRTLVARTTLTQQNITIRVLAPLVPSGIALRNVSIPNGSTFLDVVASLPVSDRLRINVNEVSLLRFDSAKGGIVSQTLSPIAAVRGDISQNVPLEDQDVIIVTRTLLGEIFAAFNIITQPIRDITSFTNTILNLSNQFDNFQ; the protein is encoded by the coding sequence ATGCACAACAAGTTTTTGCCAGTTAATTTATCCAGAACCGGGGCTATAGCCTTATCAGGGTTGAGTCTGACAGGGTTCTTATGGGTAATTCACTCCGAGAGCCTCAAGGCCCAGGGTCCTTTGTCCATACCCCAGACTCAACCGGGAGCCGGGTTGGAATTTTTGCCCCCCCAACCCCCTAATCCCACCTTTCCCGAAAACACGATTCCACCCACCGGCTACAGTCCACCGGTTTACTCTCCCAATAATCGCCAATCCCGACAAATTCAGGCCTATCGACTTGATATCGGCGATCAAATTACTGTCTCGGTTCCCGATTTTCCCGAATTTAATTCCACGGGGCCAGTGGATCCCGATGGTAATTTTCTGGTGCCGATTTTAGGGCGTATTCCTGTGCTGGGCTTGACTTTAGACGAAGTACAAACTAAAATCCGCCTCGAATTGGGGCGAAAATACTTGCGGGAGGAACCGGAAGTGATTGCGGTTTTAACCACTGCCCGTCCCGTCCAGTTAACCATTCTGGGAGAGGTACAGCGACCGGGGTTTTATAATGTTGCGCCTAATACTCCCCTAGCGCAGGTACTTTTAGCGGCGGGGGGTGGCACTCCCAGAGCCGATCTGCGTTCGATCGTTGTCCGTCGGGTTTTAGTCGATGGTACAGTATTAGAGGAGAAACTTGACCTTTATACTCCCTTAATTAAAGGAGACCGCTTGCCAGATCTGCGTCTGCAAGGGGGCGATGCCGTGATTGTTTCCAAGTTAGAAGTAGGCCAAGAAACGGGATATAATCGCACCCTAGTGGCTAGAACCACCCTCACCCAGCAGAATATCACTATCAGGGTTTTAGCTCCCTTAGTTCCTTCGGGAATTGCCCTGAGAAATGTTTCGATTCCCAATGGCAGTACCTTCCTCGATGTGGTGGCTAGTTTACCAGTTTCCGATCGCCTGCGGATTAATGTCAATGAAGTGTCCCTGCTACGTTTTGACAGTGCCAAAGGGGGAATTGTTAGTCAAACTTTGAGTCCGATAGCGGCAGTTAGGGGAGATATCTCCCAAAATGTTCCCTTAGAAGATCAAGACGTAATTATTGTCACCCGCACCCTATTAGGGGAAATTTTCGCCGCTTTTAATATTATTACCCAACCCATCCGGGATATTACCAGTTTTACCAATACAATTCTCAACCTTAGCAATCAATTCGATAACTTCCAATAA
- a CDS encoding Uma2 family endonuclease gives MVNLSYNKNRLLPSAEELPCSDETPVDNQLQNDIPNLLLSLLAFIWMGRDDWYFGVDMGVYYNPDEPAIIPDGFLAIGVKHDTGERGRLSYVLWEEAYIMPILALEVISEKYNGEYEGKLADYQTLGILYYAIYNPLSGRRGRFKNRERLEVYKLIAGKYELLEPENNRVWLPEIGLALGYEQGEHIAWVREWLYWYDQSGNRYLTAEERARAAAAIAAQERLNAQQERLNAQQERLAKEEAEQKAQRLAERLRSLGINPDEL, from the coding sequence ATGGTTAACCTTTCCTACAATAAAAATCGCCTTCTTCCCAGCGCTGAAGAATTACCCTGTTCTGACGAAACACCCGTGGATAACCAGTTACAGAACGACATTCCCAATCTATTACTTAGTTTATTAGCATTTATTTGGATGGGGCGGGACGACTGGTATTTTGGTGTCGATATGGGAGTTTATTACAATCCCGACGAACCGGCGATCATACCCGATGGATTTTTAGCCATTGGAGTCAAACACGATACCGGCGAAAGGGGAAGATTAAGCTATGTTCTCTGGGAAGAAGCTTATATTATGCCGATATTGGCCCTGGAAGTGATTTCTGAGAAATATAATGGGGAATATGAGGGAAAGTTAGCGGATTATCAAACCCTAGGCATTCTCTATTACGCCATTTACAATCCCTTGAGCGGTAGAAGGGGAAGGTTTAAAAATAGAGAGAGATTAGAGGTTTATAAGCTTATAGCGGGGAAATACGAGCTTTTAGAGCCGGAAAATAATCGGGTATGGTTGCCAGAAATCGGGTTAGCGTTGGGATATGAGCAGGGAGAACATATCGCTTGGGTGCGAGAATGGCTTTATTGGTATGATCAATCGGGAAATCGCTATTTAACCGCAGAGGAAAGGGCAAGGGCAGCGGCGGCCATCGCCGCTCAAGAACGTTTGAATGCCCAACAAGAACGTTTGAATGCCCAACAAGAACGTTTAGCCAAAGAGGAAGCGGAACAAAAAGCACAACGACTAGCGGAAAGACTAAGATCACTGGGTATCAACCCCGATGAACTGTAA
- a CDS encoding SufE family protein — MLPSNLDRIVERLKRRTDPKQKYEQLLAFAKKLEPIPESAKIPANKVHGCVSQVYITADLENGQVWYKGDSDAQLVKGLVALLIEGLNGLTPTEILQVTPDFIEETGLKVSLTPSRANGFYNIFQLMQKKALGFQLGMSA, encoded by the coding sequence ATGCTCCCGTCTAATCTCGATCGCATCGTCGAACGCCTCAAACGTCGTACCGATCCTAAGCAAAAATACGAACAATTACTAGCTTTTGCTAAAAAACTAGAACCAATACCAGAATCTGCCAAAATACCCGCCAATAAAGTTCATGGCTGTGTATCCCAAGTTTATATCACCGCCGACCTCGAAAATGGCCAGGTTTGGTACAAAGGCGATTCCGATGCGCAATTAGTCAAGGGTTTAGTTGCTTTGTTAATCGAGGGGTTAAATGGACTGACTCCCACAGAAATCCTGCAAGTCACCCCGGATTTTATCGAAGAAACCGGTTTAAAAGTCAGTCTTACTCCTTCCCGCGCCAACGGCTTTTATAATATTTTCCAATTAATGCAGAAAAAAGCTCTCGGTTTTCAGTTGGGAATGTCCGCTTAG
- a CDS encoding transcriptional repressor, with translation MSAYTASSLKAELNARGWRLTPQREKILHVFQNLPKGNHLSAEELQELLDKRGEGISLSTIYRSVKLMSRMGILRELELAEGHKHYELNQPYPHHHHHLVCIQCNKTIEFNNDSILKHSLKQCEKEGFQLIDCQLTVMAICPEALRMGWPSGIPSNWGCTRSLVDTRFQNCEIPESKEPEPEN, from the coding sequence ATGTCTGCCTACACTGCTTCCTCCCTGAAAGCGGAACTCAACGCGCGGGGGTGGCGCTTAACTCCCCAGCGAGAGAAAATTCTGCACGTTTTCCAGAATTTACCGAAAGGCAATCATCTCAGTGCCGAAGAATTGCAGGAATTGCTGGACAAAAGGGGGGAAGGAATTAGTTTATCGACAATTTACCGCAGTGTTAAACTGATGTCGCGGATGGGAATTTTGCGGGAGTTGGAATTGGCCGAAGGTCATAAACACTACGAACTCAATCAACCCTATCCCCACCACCATCATCATTTGGTCTGTATTCAGTGCAATAAAACCATCGAATTTAACAATGATTCTATCCTCAAACACAGTCTCAAACAGTGTGAGAAAGAGGGTTTTCAGTTAATTGACTGTCAGTTAACGGTGATGGCCATCTGTCCGGAAGCTTTGCGGATGGGTTGGCCGTCGGGAATACCGAGTAATTGGGGCTGTACGCGTTCGCTGGTGGATACTCGTTTCCAAAACTGCGAGATTCCCGAATCAAAGGAGCCGGAACCGGAAAACTAG
- a CDS encoding YraN family protein, with translation MSEPVTLEDIYQLFRASAEEYDRRAAESKAEYDRRAAQSKAEYDRHRVEIENLLAESKLESDRSMAELKRTVERTSKAVDSLTTRWGRFVEELVEPAVLRLFQEKGLDIKEVYPRARVKRQGIAMEIDILAVDDTDLVVVECKSRLSQDDVDEFIEKLTRFKIAFPHYQNYRAYGAVAGIEINEGIVRYADKKGLFVIKPSGDTVAIINDADFQPNTW, from the coding sequence ATGAGTGAACCGGTAACTCTTGAGGATATTTACCAGCTATTCCGCGCCTCCGCCGAGGAATATGATCGCCGGGCCGCCGAATCCAAGGCGGAATATGATCGCCGGGCTGCCCAATCCAAGGCGGAATATGATCGCCATAGAGTCGAAATAGAGAACCTCCTCGCCGAATCTAAACTAGAAAGCGATCGCTCGATGGCAGAACTGAAACGGACGGTTGAACGAACCAGCAAAGCGGTAGATAGTCTCACCACTCGCTGGGGTCGATTTGTGGAAGAATTGGTAGAACCGGCGGTTTTACGGCTTTTTCAGGAAAAAGGCCTTGATATTAAGGAAGTTTATCCCCGCGCTAGAGTCAAACGTCAAGGCATCGCCATGGAAATTGATATCCTAGCCGTCGATGATACCGATCTCGTGGTGGTGGAATGTAAATCTCGATTATCTCAAGATGATGTAGATGAATTTATCGAAAAATTGACTCGCTTTAAAATCGCTTTTCCCCATTATCAAAACTATCGAGCTTACGGTGCAGTCGCCGGTATTGAAATTAACGAGGGGATCGTTCGATACGCTGATAAAAAAGGTCTATTTGTGATTAAACCCTCCGGGGATACGGTGGCCATTATTAATGATGCCGACTTTCAACCGAATACTTGGTAA
- the crtB gene encoding cyanoexosortase B — protein MGISPSLSPVSHKNRQSWLIIGFLAVIYGPVIFHWYDGWLNKSIGIEHEYFSHGLIGLPYAAYIVWQNRKKWQRLEDRSHPLGAFLLTLGAIFYLLGSSLWVSMSFPIILAGICLWLKGTEGFKLQGFPLLLTALATPNPIPYLITPYTLPLQVFIAACSGFILQQAGLDVSVDGVYIAVEGRMVEVAPYCAGLKMLFTSLYVTLLLLHWTNTIENGRKTRFMLLSALGISIGANIIRNALLAWFHGTGQEENFKLLHDSWGGDLYSVLMLLLILLVFQIMQYREAVKKQSLAQGESNQDD, from the coding sequence ATGGGTATTAGTCCTTCCCTATCCCCCGTCTCCCACAAAAATCGGCAATCTTGGCTGATTATCGGTTTCTTGGCGGTTATCTATGGTCCGGTGATCTTTCACTGGTACGATGGTTGGCTGAATAAATCGATCGGCATCGAACACGAATACTTTAGCCACGGCTTGATTGGCCTTCCCTACGCCGCCTATATTGTCTGGCAGAATCGTAAAAAATGGCAACGCCTCGAAGATCGCTCCCACCCCCTCGGAGCGTTTTTGTTAACCCTAGGAGCGATTTTTTATCTCCTCGGTTCCTCTCTTTGGGTTAGTATGTCTTTCCCGATTATTTTAGCGGGAATCTGTCTCTGGTTAAAAGGAACGGAAGGTTTTAAATTACAGGGATTTCCCCTACTTTTAACAGCTTTAGCGACTCCTAATCCCATACCCTACCTGATCACTCCCTATACCCTACCCCTACAGGTTTTTATTGCCGCTTGCTCTGGTTTTATTCTCCAGCAAGCCGGCTTAGATGTCTCCGTTGACGGTGTCTATATAGCGGTGGAAGGTAGGATGGTGGAAGTCGCTCCCTACTGTGCGGGGCTGAAAATGTTATTTACCAGTCTTTACGTCACGCTGCTGCTGCTCCATTGGACTAATACCATCGAAAACGGTCGCAAAACCCGCTTTATGCTCCTCAGTGCCTTGGGAATTAGTATCGGGGCTAATATCATTCGTAATGCGCTTTTAGCTTGGTTTCACGGCACAGGACAAGAGGAAAACTTTAAATTACTCCACGATAGCTGGGGGGGTGATTTATACTCCGTCTTGATGTTATTACTCATCCTTTTGGTCTTCCAAATCATGCAGTATCGCGAGGCGGTCAAGAAACAGTCCCTAGCTCAAGGGGAAAGTAACCAGGATGATTAG
- a CDS encoding J domain-containing protein, translated as MKNYYEILQIPRHASNNQIKAAFRRLARQYHPDYNPDDPEAVTKFREIEQAYRVLSDKEQRKEYDRSLSPEIPTFHRSAEDFYQQGWHHAQERNYQLAIAFYQQAIAINPQFWQAYLQRAEVYYHNQQDRQVLSDCRQVLQLKPDCSQAYYYLGLSRQRLGYTQSSLEAYGKAIAIDPDNPQFYYQRGLALEELSELPAARKDLQIAAKKFKQRGNFRRYHAIENKLRDPRKIYRQQQSIKWSKTIFIVFNLLKISCSSLLKPKTGLAEAFLKLNRNQALATGVLAAIISSFFIALTWQNWTVKSDFLLLLGWAVFPFIILTLSSWLGRKLSNEYGSIAGDIFLGGLIILPFSLVILLTSYLSINGDIVGAIIGVTGGYLTGMLYYSYRHLSNISWPISLLLLPFVLGFLTVNIWGVYYYL; from the coding sequence ATGAAAAATTACTATGAAATCCTGCAAATTCCCCGTCATGCCAGTAATAATCAGATAAAAGCCGCTTTTCGTCGTCTGGCCCGGCAATATCACCCCGATTATAATCCCGATGATCCGGAGGCAGTGACAAAATTTCGGGAAATTGAACAAGCTTATCGGGTTTTGAGCGATAAAGAGCAAAGAAAAGAGTATGATCGCAGTTTATCCCCGGAAATACCCACTTTTCACCGCAGTGCTGAGGATTTTTATCAACAGGGATGGCACCACGCTCAAGAGAGAAATTATCAACTAGCGATCGCATTTTACCAGCAAGCGATCGCAATTAATCCGCAATTTTGGCAGGCCTATCTGCAACGGGCGGAAGTTTACTACCATAATCAGCAGGATAGGCAAGTTTTAAGCGATTGTCGGCAAGTTTTGCAGTTAAAACCCGATTGTTCCCAAGCTTACTATTACCTCGGTTTATCCCGTCAACGACTCGGTTACACCCAATCCTCCCTAGAAGCTTATGGAAAAGCGATCGCCATTGACCCAGATAACCCCCAATTCTATTATCAAAGGGGATTGGCTCTAGAGGAACTCTCGGAACTGCCAGCAGCACGAAAAGATTTACAAATAGCGGCCAAGAAATTTAAGCAACGGGGAAATTTTCGCCGCTATCATGCCATTGAAAATAAATTAAGAGACCCTCGGAAAATTTATCGACAACAGCAATCGATCAAGTGGTCAAAAACTATTTTTATTGTTTTTAATTTGCTGAAAATCTCTTGCTCATCTTTGCTCAAACCCAAGACCGGTTTAGCAGAGGCTTTTTTAAAGCTTAACCGTAATCAGGCTTTAGCTACGGGGGTATTGGCAGCAATCATCAGCAGTTTTTTCATCGCTTTGACTTGGCAAAACTGGACAGTTAAATCCGATTTTTTACTGTTATTAGGCTGGGCAGTATTTCCTTTTATTATTCTGACTTTATCTAGTTGGTTGGGCAGAAAATTAAGTAATGAATATGGTAGTATCGCTGGCGATATATTTTTAGGTGGCTTGATAATTTTGCCCTTTTCCCTCGTCATTTTGCTCACTTCCTATTTATCCATAAATGGCGATATTGTCGGCGCAATTATCGGTGTAACGGGGGGTTATCTAACTGGAATGCTCTACTATAGTTATCGCCATTTATCCAATATTTCTTGGCCGATCTCTTTACTTTTACTCCCTTTTGTGCTAGGTTTTCTCACGGTTAATATCTGGGGAGTTTATTATTATCTCTAA
- a CDS encoding cyanoexosortase B system-associated protein: MISQKIPAEVTLVLDKVKKKLPGNYLLLLCLLLLLILGGILPNLISGHWSWVEQPRIANIQKMRVIQKSGIELSDLKTIDQSQAQIGEGQWSVQVVESPDGKRITVLLKPQVYYKNQPGLEWSDINSISRWHQGETTELLIPTQSGGKATARFYRAWTQNTFAVVQWYAWLGGGHYDPSVWYWLDQWAQLKRQRVPWIAVSLLIPLDPTKELQTLTPFALSLASEVQSHLEQNVLNQLTSLPETKKEK; encoded by the coding sequence ATGATTAGTCAAAAAATTCCAGCCGAGGTAACTTTAGTGTTAGATAAAGTCAAAAAAAAGCTCCCGGGTAATTATTTACTGCTGTTGTGCCTGCTGCTGCTGTTGATTTTAGGCGGTATCCTGCCCAATTTAATTTCTGGCCATTGGTCTTGGGTGGAGCAACCGAGAATCGCTAATATTCAGAAAATGCGGGTCATCCAAAAATCAGGAATCGAGTTGTCTGACCTGAAAACCATCGACCAGAGCCAAGCCCAAATCGGTGAGGGACAATGGTCGGTACAAGTAGTGGAAAGTCCCGATGGCAAGAGGATCACCGTGCTTTTAAAGCCACAGGTCTACTATAAAAATCAACCAGGGTTAGAATGGTCGGATATCAATTCGATTAGTCGTTGGCATCAGGGAGAAACAACCGAGCTATTAATACCCACCCAGTCGGGAGGAAAGGCCACGGCTCGCTTCTATCGTGCCTGGACACAAAATACTTTTGCCGTGGTGCAATGGTATGCTTGGCTAGGTGGTGGTCATTACGATCCCTCGGTGTGGTATTGGCTTGACCAATGGGCGCAATTAAAAAGACAGAGAGTACCTTGGATAGCCGTTTCCTTGCTGATTCCCTTAGACCCGACGAAAGAACTGCAAACTCTCACTCCCTTTGCTCTCAGTCTCGCCAGCGAAGTTCAAAGTCACTTAGAACAAAATGTCTTAAATCAATTAACTTCTCTCCCTGAGACCAAAAAAGAAAAGTAA
- a CDS encoding molybdenum cofactor guanylyltransferase, translated as MSDFPALTALILAGGQSSRMGRDKALLSFQGVSFLENICLIAQNCAVQVSVITPWPERYELIIPQYCQIIKEPLPSRGPLLAFALGLTFVSTDWVLLLPCDLPLLRSSIIQEWSRLLATVPENAIAFVPRCGERWEPLCAFYHRRCLASLQSYIQQGGTSFQKWLNVAVVEELIIDNSEILFNCNTPEDLEIIINSPDINREKT; from the coding sequence ATGAGTGATTTTCCCGCTTTAACGGCGTTAATTCTGGCTGGTGGTCAAAGTTCCAGGATGGGACGAGATAAAGCTTTGTTATCTTTTCAGGGTGTCTCTTTTCTGGAAAATATCTGTTTAATTGCCCAAAATTGTGCCGTACAAGTGTCTGTGATTACGCCTTGGCCAGAACGTTATGAACTTATCATTCCCCAATACTGTCAAATAATCAAGGAACCTCTCCCCAGTAGGGGGCCTTTATTGGCCTTTGCCTTGGGATTAACTTTTGTATCAACCGATTGGGTTTTATTACTCCCTTGCGATTTACCTTTACTAAGGTCCTCAATTATTCAAGAATGGTCAAGATTATTAGCCACTGTACCAGAAAATGCCATCGCTTTCGTTCCCCGCTGCGGTGAGCGTTGGGAGCCTCTCTGTGCTTTTTATCATCGTCGTTGTTTAGCATCTTTGCAGAGTTATATTCAGCAAGGGGGAACTTCTTTTCAAAAATGGTTAAATGTCGCTGTGGTGGAGGAATTAATCATCGATAATTCCGAGATTTTATTTAACTGTAATACCCCAGAAGATTTAGAGATAATAATAAACTCCCCAGATATTAACCGTGAGAAAACCTAG
- a CDS encoding IS630 family transposase — protein sequence MSYSLDLRKKVIDYVENGGSITKAAALFNIGRATIYRWLGREKLEATKVKHRQRKLDWKALSKDVQENPEARLRDRAEKFGVRPSAICYALKKMKITRKKKELRYRERNREERMKYYRVLRELIKTYGSESLVFIDESGFEEFQACLYAWSKKGKKVLGDRQGKRGKRENLVAGRRKGKKDFIAPMVFTRSLNAEGFEGWLSLYLLPSLAITSVLIMDNAPIHRKTVIRQLVEEAGHQVVFLPKYSPDLNDIEHDFSALKRARMYAPVGTPLDEIIRTYCVA from the coding sequence ATGTCTTATAGCCTAGACTTGAGAAAAAAAGTAATCGATTATGTAGAGAATGGGGGAAGCATAACCAAAGCCGCCGCTCTATTTAATATAGGAAGAGCGACGATATATAGATGGCTAGGTAGGGAAAAACTGGAAGCAACAAAGGTAAAACACCGTCAGAGAAAGCTGGACTGGAAAGCACTGTCAAAAGATGTCCAAGAAAATCCCGAGGCAAGATTAAGAGACAGAGCCGAGAAGTTTGGAGTGAGACCAAGTGCCATTTGCTATGCCTTAAAAAAAATGAAAATTACCAGAAAAAAGAAGGAACTTCGTTATAGAGAAAGAAACCGAGAAGAAAGAATGAAATACTACAGAGTGCTGAGAGAATTGATTAAAACATATGGAAGTGAAAGCCTTGTATTCATTGATGAGTCAGGGTTTGAAGAATTTCAAGCCTGCCTTTATGCCTGGTCAAAAAAAGGTAAGAAAGTATTGGGAGATAGACAAGGAAAACGAGGAAAAAGAGAGAACCTTGTGGCCGGGAGAAGAAAGGGAAAAAAAGACTTTATTGCCCCGATGGTATTTACAAGAAGCCTGAATGCCGAAGGTTTTGAAGGGTGGTTATCTTTATATTTATTGCCCTCTCTAGCCATAACATCAGTATTAATTATGGATAATGCACCAATTCATCGGAAGACAGTGATTAGACAACTGGTAGAGGAAGCAGGTCATCAGGTAGTGTTTTTGCCAAAATACTCTCCTGATTTAAATGATATCGAACATGATTTTAGTGCATTAAAGAGAGCCAGAATGTATGCTCCTGTGGGGACACCCCTTGATGAAATTATTCGTACTTATTGTGTCGCCTAG
- a CDS encoding RNA-guided endonuclease InsQ/TnpB family protein produces MEKAYWFRFYPTPEQESLLRRTLGCVRLVYNKALHVRTQAWYERQERVGYAETSSMLTEWKKQEELDFLNGVSCVPLQQGLRHLQTAFTNFFAGRTKYPNFKKKHQGGSAEFTKSAFKFKDKQIYLAKCTEPLPIRWSRQIPESCEPSTVTVRLHPSGRWHISIRFDDPTIKPLPVIDKAIGIDLGISSLVITSDGDKVSNPKHFKKHYRRLRKAQKNLSRKQKGSKNREKARIKVAKIHAQITDSRKDHLHKLTTQLVRENQTIVVENLAVKNLVKNPKLSQAISDVSWGEITRQLAYKCRWYGRNYIEIDRWFPSSKRCSNCGYIAEKMPLNIREWDCPDCGTHHDRDINASKNILAAGLAVSVCRATIRPEQSKSVKAGAEPRKGKKQKPKS; encoded by the coding sequence ATGGAAAAAGCCTATTGGTTTCGATTTTACCCCACACCCGAACAAGAGTCGCTATTGCGGCGCACTTTGGGCTGTGTAAGATTAGTTTACAATAAAGCTCTCCATGTCAGAACACAAGCATGGTACGAAAGACAAGAAAGAGTAGGATATGCTGAAACCTCTTCAATGCTAACCGAGTGGAAAAAGCAAGAAGAATTAGACTTTCTCAATGGAGTAAGCTGTGTACCTTTACAACAAGGGTTAAGACATTTACAAACAGCTTTTACCAATTTCTTTGCTGGTCGTACTAAGTATCCCAACTTTAAGAAAAAACATCAAGGAGGAAGTGCCGAATTTACCAAATCTGCTTTTAAGTTCAAAGACAAACAAATCTATTTAGCTAAATGCACAGAACCTTTACCTATTCGATGGTCAAGACAAATCCCAGAAAGCTGTGAACCAAGCACAGTAACAGTCAGATTACATCCTTCTGGACGTTGGCATATCTCAATTAGATTTGATGACCCAACAATTAAGCCTTTACCAGTAATAGATAAAGCCATCGGAATTGACTTAGGAATTAGTAGCCTTGTGATTACCAGCGATGGCGATAAAGTGTCTAATCCTAAGCATTTTAAAAAGCATTATCGGAGACTGCGAAAAGCACAAAAAAATCTTTCTAGAAAACAGAAAGGGTCAAAGAATCGAGAAAAGGCGAGAATCAAAGTAGCCAAAATTCACGCCCAAATTACTGATAGTAGAAAAGACCATTTACACAAGCTAACCACTCAATTAGTTCGTGAAAACCAAACGATTGTGGTTGAGAATTTAGCCGTCAAGAATCTGGTCAAAAACCCGAAATTATCTCAGGCAATATCTGACGTTAGTTGGGGAGAAATAACTCGACAATTAGCCTATAAATGCCGTTGGTATGGGAGAAATTACATCGAAATAGATAGATGGTTTCCTAGTTCTAAGCGGTGTAGTAATTGCGGGTATATTGCTGAGAAAATGCCGTTAAATATTCGAGAATGGGACTGTCCAGACTGTGGGACACACCATGACCGAGATATTAACGCCAGTAAAAATATTTTGGCCGCAGGGCTTGCGGTGTCAGTCTGTAGAGCGACCATAAGACCAGAACAGAGTAAATCTGTTAAGGCAGGTGCGGAACCCCGCAAGGGAAAGAAGCAGAAACCTAAATCGTGA
- a CDS encoding DegT/DnrJ/EryC1/StrS family aminotransferase: protein MNSNLIKVPFVDLTWQNQPLQAKITEAIQTVIDRGDFVLGQALAEFETAFAQACGVEYAVGVASGTAALALALQAYGIGAGDEVLVPANTFVATLMGVIQAGAKPILVDCHLDTALIDLAAAAQRITPNTRAILPVHLYGQMVSPQQLQDFARSYNLIIFEDAAQAHLASRGGYRAGSVGVAAGFSFYPSKNLGAFGNGGMLVSNDREISQKARSLRNYGAPSKYFHTDIGTNSRLDSIQAAILNVKLPHLESWNRSRHRAARQYDRLLAPLADKGILPVRDETETGHVYHLYVIRILPHCSVERQQLQEQLTAVGIQTGIHYPIPCHLQPAYRYLGYQQGDFPHAESLCEEIVSLPMYPGISEEQIDIVVEQITAIIG, encoded by the coding sequence ATGAATTCCAATTTAATCAAAGTTCCCTTTGTCGATTTAACTTGGCAAAATCAGCCCCTACAAGCAAAAATTACCGAAGCAATCCAAACAGTTATCGACCGGGGAGATTTTGTTTTAGGCCAAGCTTTAGCCGAATTTGAAACCGCCTTTGCCCAAGCTTGCGGAGTCGAGTATGCTGTGGGAGTAGCTTCTGGCACTGCCGCTCTTGCCCTGGCTTTACAAGCTTACGGCATCGGTGCCGGGGATGAAGTGCTAGTACCCGCTAATACCTTTGTCGCCACCCTCATGGGTGTTATTCAAGCGGGAGCCAAACCGATTTTAGTTGATTGTCACCTCGATACGGCCCTAATTGACCTCGCAGCGGCTGCCCAAAGAATTACCCCCAACACCCGCGCCATTCTCCCAGTACACCTGTACGGACAGATGGTGTCCCCCCAACAATTACAGGATTTTGCCCGCAGCTATAATCTGATTATCTTTGAAGATGCGGCCCAGGCCCATTTAGCCAGTAGAGGAGGTTATCGCGCCGGCAGTGTCGGTGTAGCGGCCGGGTTTAGTTTTTATCCCAGTAAAAATTTAGGTGCTTTTGGCAATGGCGGAATGTTAGTGAGCAATGATCGCGAAATTAGCCAAAAAGCCCGCAGTTTAAGAAATTATGGCGCACCGAGCAAGTATTTCCACACCGATATCGGCACTAATAGCCGTTTGGATAGCATACAAGCCGCCATTTTAAACGTTAAATTACCCCATCTGGAAAGCTGGAATCGCTCCCGTCATCGAGCGGCAAGACAATACGACAGGCTTTTGGCTCCTTTAGCCGATAAAGGCATTTTACCCGTACGAGACGAAACCGAGACTGGTCATGTCTATCATCTCTACGTTATTCGCATTCTCCCCCATTGTTCCGTTGAGCGCCAACAACTACAAGAACAATTAACTGCCGTCGGAATTCAAACCGGCATTCATTATCCGATTCCTTGTCATCTGCAACCGGCCTATCGCTACCTGGGTTATCAACAGGGAGACTTTCCTCATGCAGAGAGCCTCTGTGAAGAAATTGTCTCTCTCCCCATGTACCCCGGCATCAGCGAGGAGCAAATTGACATCGTGGTTGAACAGATCACTGCGATCATCGGGTAA